The Flavobacterium psychrotrophum region TGAACTTTTTTGAGTAGTTATAGCAGGGGCTTAAGGAAATTGATATTCCTCTTAAGCCCTTCATATTTTGTGCGCTTAACCGCAGAGTTTTTAAATACTGCCCTAAAGGTATCTTCGGTAATCTCCTCCCAGTCTTTTTTAGTCATGCTTAAAAGATCAGGGTGTGGGTTGAATAACGGTTCTCGGTGAGGTTTAGAGAAGCGGTTCCACGGGCACACATCCTGGCACACATCACAACCAAAAGCCCAGTCGCCAAAGCTGCCTTTCATGCTTTCGGGAATATTCTCTTTAAGTTCAATAGTAAAGTATGATATGCACTTGCTGCCATCTACCACATAAGGCGCTATAATGGCCTCGGTAGGGCAGGCGTCAAGGCATGCGGTACAAGAGCCGCAATGGTCGGTTACGGCATGGTCATATTCCAGTTCGATGTCTACAATAAGCTCGGCAATAAAAAAGAACGAGCCTGTTTTTTTACTCAGCAGGTTACTGTTCTTGCCTATCCAGCCCAGGCCACTTTTAGCTGCCCAGGACTTATCTAATACGGGAGCACTATCTACAAAAGCCCTTCCCCCTACTTCGCCTATATTTTCGTTAATCGAATGTAGCAACTCTTTTAATTTCTCCTTGATTACAAAATGGTAATCCTGCCCATAAGCATATTTAGAAATTTTGAAAGTGCCTTCGGTTTGTTTTTCTTCGGGATAATAATTCAGTAGTAAGGATATCACGCTTTTAGAACCTTCCACCAGTAAAGTCGGGTCAAGCCGCTTGTCAAAATGATTCTCCATGTACTGCATCTGACCATGGCGGTTTTGATTGAGCCAGGCTTCAAGGCGTGGCGCTTCTTCTTCAAGGAAACCGGCTTTAGAAATACCGCATGACATAAAGCCGAGTCTTTTGGATTCGTCCTTTATAAATTGGGAATATTTTATTTTATTATCAATCATACAACATCAGCCTCTTCAGATTTTATGAGGCGGCTGTCATTGCGAGGAACGAAGCAATCTAATAAATAAGACTACAAATTAACTCTGTAACAATAAGATTGCTTCGTTCCTCGCAATGACAGAGCGGGAGAGTGAAGCTGCTCCCTCTCCTTTGGAGAGGGCTGGGGTGAGGCCCTTAAAACCGTAAATCAAAAAAGACCACCCTGCACACCCGGCTGTACCCTGCCCAAGTGTTTATACGCTTTATCAGTCACTTCACGGCCGCGAGGGGTACGAATGATAAACCCTTCCTGAATCAGGAATGGCTCATACACTTCCTCTATGGTTTCGCCACTTTCAGATACTGCCGTTGCAAGTGTAGACAAACCAACCGGACCACCTTTAAATTTATCGATAATGGTTGTCAGGATTTTGTTATCCATCTCATCAAGGCCGTGTGCATCAACGTGCAGCGCCTTTAATGAGTAACGAGCTATTTCAATATCAATCTTGCCATTGCCTTTGATCTGGGCAAAGTCGCGCACACGACGCAAAAGTGCGTTGGCAATACGCGGCGTACCACGGCTGCGGCCGGCAATTTCGATAGCGGCTTCCATGGTAATGGGCATTTTTAGTATACCCGAACTACGCTCTACAATGGTAGTAAGTAATTCTTTTGTATAGTACTGCAACCTGCTCTGGATACCAAAACGGGCACGCATAGGCGCTGTAAGAAGCCCTGATCGTGTGGTAGCACCAACTAATGTAAACGGACTAAGTCCTATCTGTACCGAGCGCGCATTAGGCCCGCTCTCTATCATAATATCGATTTTGAAGTCTTCCATAGCAGAATACAGGTATTCTTCCACTACGGGGCTAAGGCGGTGTATCTCGTCTATAAAAAGGATGTCGCGTTCATCAAGGCCAGTGAGTAGTCCGGCAAGGTCGCCAGGTTTATCCAGCACGGGGCCTGATGTAATTTTTATACCTACGCCAAGTTCGCTAGCCAGTATATTGGCAAGTGTGGTTTTACCCAGTCCCGGAGGGCCGTGAAAAAGCGTATGGTCAAGGGCTTCACCACGCAGGTTAGCCGCCTGTACAAAAACCTTTAGGTTATCGAGCACCTGCTCCTGTCCGGTAAAGTCATCGAACGAGAGGGGGCGCAACTTCTTTTCAAGGTCGAGCTCTTCGGGGTTAAAATTATTAGCGGTAGGGTCTAAATTAGCATTCATCCGGCAAATATAGCGCAAATAGCGATAGCTTACATTTGATAACCTTCTGAAAGCACATCGTTCCACTCCGGGTGGTTATTTACATAATAAGCCACATAAGAGCAGGACGGCACTATGGTAAGGCCATTTTCGCGTGCATACTTCAGGGTATCCTGCACAAGGTGCGCCGCTACACCTTTGCCTCGCATTTCATGAGGCACTTCGGTATGGTTTAAATAGACTTTGTTACCCTCCCTGTAGTATTCAAGGAACGCGGTATTGCCATCGGCTTCCATTTCAAACTGGCTTTCGGTTTCGTTTATCCTGAAATTTGAAAGTATCATAACCTGCTTTTTATTAAAGGTACGTAATATTTATAAGATTAGGCCGCCTGCTTAGGTCGGGTAAGGTAATACACCGGGACACCTGCCAACATAATAAGTACACCCCAGCCGCAGGTTTCGGGTTTATCAATAAGCAGTGCAATACAAAAAGCACTCGCCAAAAGTATATATATAAATGGTAAAACCGGATATCCAAAAGCCTTGTAAGGGCGTGGCGCATCGGGCATTTTTTTACGCAAAATAAAAATCCCGAAAATGGTAAGGATATAGAATATAACTACGATTATCATAACATAATCAAGCAGGTCGCCATACTTACCCGTAAGGCACAATGCCGATGCCCAAATACACTGCAGCCATAACCCCCAACCCGGTACACTGGCCTTGTTAAGACCGCCTGCCTTTTTAAAGAAAAGCCCATCATTAGCCATGGTATAATATACGCGCGCACCTGCAAGGATAAGGCCATTATTACAACCAAAGGTAGAAACCATTATCATAACAGCGATGATGTATGTCCCAGTGGTTCCAAAAATGTACTGTGATGCTTCTACCGCTACACGTTCTGATGGTGCAAAGGCGATAGTTTCCATAGGCATCACGGCTACATACATAATGTTAGCCAGTATATAAATAACCGTCACGATAAGCGTACCGAAGAACAAGCTCAGGCCCACATTACGTTGCGGATTTTTAATTTCACCGGAAATAAAGGTAACGCCATTCCACGCATCGCTACTAAAAAGCGACCCCACCATACTGGCAGCAATGGCTGAAAGCAATACTGTACCACCTATGGTAGTCCATTGACCGGACTCTTCACTATATGACTTTGCCATCCAGGCATCGGCCCAGTTGGCATTCCATATTTCTGCTTTCGCGGCAAGCATAAGGCCAAAAATAACCAACCCAAA contains the following coding sequences:
- the queG gene encoding tRNA epoxyqueuosine(34) reductase QueG; the encoded protein is MIDNKIKYSQFIKDESKRLGFMSCGISKAGFLEEEAPRLEAWLNQNRHGQMQYMENHFDKRLDPTLLVEGSKSVISLLLNYYPEEKQTEGTFKISKYAYGQDYHFVIKEKLKELLHSINENIGEVGGRAFVDSAPVLDKSWAAKSGLGWIGKNSNLLSKKTGSFFFIAELIVDIELEYDHAVTDHCGSCTACLDACPTEAIIAPYVVDGSKCISYFTIELKENIPESMKGSFGDWAFGCDVCQDVCPWNRFSKPHREPLFNPHPDLLSMTKKDWEEITEDTFRAVFKNSAVKRTKYEGLKRNINFLKPLL
- the ruvB gene encoding Holliday junction branch migration DNA helicase RuvB, encoding MNANLDPTANNFNPEELDLEKKLRPLSFDDFTGQEQVLDNLKVFVQAANLRGEALDHTLFHGPPGLGKTTLANILASELGVGIKITSGPVLDKPGDLAGLLTGLDERDILFIDEIHRLSPVVEEYLYSAMEDFKIDIMIESGPNARSVQIGLSPFTLVGATTRSGLLTAPMRARFGIQSRLQYYTKELLTTIVERSSGILKMPITMEAAIEIAGRSRGTPRIANALLRRVRDFAQIKGNGKIDIEIARYSLKALHVDAHGLDEMDNKILTTIIDKFKGGPVGLSTLATAVSESGETIEEVYEPFLIQEGFIIRTPRGREVTDKAYKHLGRVQPGVQGGLF
- a CDS encoding GNAT family N-acetyltransferase, producing MILSNFRINETESQFEMEADGNTAFLEYYREGNKVYLNHTEVPHEMRGKGVAAHLVQDTLKYARENGLTIVPSCSYVAYYVNNHPEWNDVLSEGYQM
- a CDS encoding APC family permease, with protein sequence MEQQHEDKHLKRELGLLDGTMLVVGSMIGSGIFIVSAGMVKNIGSAGWLTLIWVISGLMTMIAAISYGELSAMFPKAGGQYVYLKEAYNKLIGFLYGWSFFAVIQTGTIAAVGVAFGKFAAYIVPSLGDQNILYELGSFKLNAAQLVSIATIILLTYINSRGVKNAKYIQTVFTVAKIASLFGLVIFGLMLAAKAEIWNANWADAWMAKSYSEESGQWTTIGGTVLLSAIAASMVGSLFSSDAWNGVTFISGEIKNPQRNVGLSLFFGTLIVTVIYILANIMYVAVMPMETIAFAPSERVAVEASQYIFGTTGTYIIAVMIMVSTFGCNNGLILAGARVYYTMANDGLFFKKAGGLNKASVPGWGLWLQCIWASALCLTGKYGDLLDYVMIIVVIFYILTIFGIFILRKKMPDAPRPYKAFGYPVLPFIYILLASAFCIALLIDKPETCGWGVLIMLAGVPVYYLTRPKQAA